DNA sequence from the Pedobacter schmidteae genome:
ACCAGTAATAATATCCCCTCAAAAATTTAACCTCAGCCTTGTATTGCGATTTTAAGGCATCACTCAGTTCAGTATTCTTATCTACGTTATTTTCAAATATAAATGAGGCCCTGATCGCCTTGTAATAATTAGGCCACTTGTTATAAAAACCAGTATTGGAATTCCAGTTGCCCAGGTTAATATTATAAGTAGAATATACATTCCAGGTCAAATCTATCTCATCCGAACAACCCAACCAGGGATCGTCCTGATGCAAATTGGCAGCAGGGATCTGCGAATATACATTGTATAAAAACGCCTCTGTTTCCTTCCTGGAAGACCAGATCATGGCATCGGTTTTCATGTCGTCAGGTTGTTTTTCTAAAAATTTTTTACAACCTGATGCCGTCATTAAGCTAAGTATAGACAGCATTATATATATCTTTAAATGATTCTTCATCTTTTCTGAATTTAAATTTTCACCCTGATACCAAGATTAACTTTACGCTGCAGCGGATAATTTCCCGGCCCTTCCAATTCCGGATCCCACATTTTCCATGGAGCGAAAACAGCTACATTATTGGCCAGCGCATATAATCTTAAACTCTTAAGCCTGATGTGCGACAATACTTTTGCGCCAAAAGTGTAGCCTACTTCAACATCCGACAGGCGAAGGTATTTTCCATTATAAATTGTTTTGGTAGACCGCTGCCAGTTATTAGATGATGTTCCGTTAAAGAGACGCGGATAAAGTGCATCTTGTCTGGGGTTGTCAACTGTCCAACGATCCAAAGCTTCCACAAACAAATTGCGTTTGCCCACGCCTTCGGCAAAAGGAATATAGGAGCCACCCAAAGCATAACTTACACGTCCCTGCCCCCTTAAAAATACACCGATGTCAAAGCCTTTATAGTCCACTTGAAATCCAAAACCATAGTTAATCTCCGGAAGGTTTGAATAACCTATAGGAACTTCGTCATCTATGCTCACCTTTCCATCGCCATTTACATCCAGATATTTGATATCACCAGGACGAACTACTCCAAATTGCTGCGCCGGACTATTGGCAATATCAGCTTCACTGGTAAAGTAGCCCAAAGCAATCAAACCAAAGTTTTGACCATATTTATGACCGGTACGCATCCGGTAATCATAATTTTTCGCTGCCTCATCCTGGGCAAGAATCTTATCCCGCGCGTAAGTAAAGTTTCCATATACACGAACGCCACCATCAGTAAAACGCTGGTTAAATTCCATAGTTCCATCTACTCCGCGGTTAACCATTTCGCCCATATTGGCAAAGGGCTGAGAGTTGTACCCCGTAATAGCAGGAAGGGAAGTCCGCTGCAATAGAATATCCGTCCTTTTCTCGTGGAAATAATCCACCTCCAAGGAGAATGCATTTTTAAACATTTTTAATTCAAAACCGATGTTACGTTTTAACCCTTTCTCCCAGGTCAGATTGGTTACACCAATACGGTTTTCACCAGTACCACCATAGCTGGTGCCATTCTCACCAAATACATAACCACCAAGTCCGGCACCATAAATAGACAAATACCCATAACGTTCTCCGTTAGGCAAGGCCTCAGAGCCTACCAAACCTATTGATCCTTTTATCTTCAAAAGATCCACGGTTTCCTTCAATCCCTTAAAGAAAGACTCATTAGAAACGATCCAGCCCGCAGCTAAAGCAGGGAACCATCCAAAACGTTTTTCCTTCGGAAAATTCTCAGATCCGTTATAGCCCACATTAAACTCAGCAAAATAGCGGTCATTGTAATCATAGGTAACCCTGGTGGCTATCCCCTGCCGGCGATAAGGCAAAGAAAGAATAGCACTGCCCGCACTACCATTGATATAGTCCCGCTGGTAATACATTAGCATACCACTCACATGGTGTTTTTCCGCAAATGCTTTATTATACAAAATCTGGGCTTTCATCTCCTTGGCCCTGTTACTTCCCAAAGCCGTCGAATATCCAAGGAATTGCGTGCCAGCATCAACTTCTTTAAACAACAGTTTGTCCGTGGCTGGATCTCGTCCCTGAACGCCATAAGTTGCACTGTTTTTTCTTCTGTTAATGGTGGTATTGTTATTGGCATCAAAAGAATAAGAGAACCTCATCTTCAATCCATCCAAAATCGCTTTCAAGTCCTGATTTAAGGAAATCTGACTAGTAAACTGATTTCTGAATTCAGTATTAAAACCCGACCCCATCAGGCGTTCAACGGGATTGGCCTCGCCCACCTGGGTTGGCGCAGCCCAGCCCATAATGTCTTTCCCATTAAGATCTTGTCCAATAGGAATTCTCACAGGGTTAGAAATCGGCGTAGCCAGATACGACCAGTAAAACAGCTCCCCAGCGGGGGTATAGGTTGACGAATAGATCGCTCCACCAGTTCCGGGAGTACGTAAATCGGTAAGATTTCCTCCCACTTCAAGCTCCAGAACTGTCGTTTTAGATAAACTTACATCAACATTAGACCGAAAATTATAACGCTGAAGGTTTAAGTTCGATTTATAACTGTTGTCCGGATTGTCTCTCAGGTTACCGTTCTCATTGATGTAGCCCAAGCCTACAAAATAGCGAGCTACCTCACCACCACCTCTGACATTTAAGGTAGTAGTCGCATTGTAAGAGTATTTCCTGTACATCTCATCAAACCAGTTTACATTCGGATAAAGGTAGGGATCGGTGCCGTTCCTGGTGTTTTCAATATATGCAGCAGAATAGTTTTCTCTGCCCAATGCCTCGTTATAAAGGGTGGCATAATCAGGCCCACTCAAAAATTTGGGCAATTTAGGTAAATCCGACCGGCCATATTCTGTTTTAAGCTCAATCGCCGGCTTCTGTGCAATCCCCCTCCTGGTCGTCACCAACACTACGCCATTTGCCGCGCGTACCCCATATACCGCAGTGGCCGAAGCATCTTTAAGGATGGAGACCGACTCTACCTCCTCCACAGAAATATCCGACATTTCCCGCTCCACTCCGTCTACAAGGATCAGCGGCGAACGATTGGCGCTAAAAGTAGAAATTCCCCGGATCCAAAGCCCTCCATTATCTCTGCCCAGCTCACCCGAACGTTGTACCACTACCGCACCTGCCATTTTTCCGGCCAAGGCATTGGTCAGTGAACGTACCGGAATTTTGATGTCATCCATTTTAACTGTTGAAATGGCCCCAATTACGCTCGCTTTTCGTTGCACCCCCATACCTACAACCATTACCTCATCCAGATCACTCAACTTTTCCTTCATCACCACATCAATAGCCGTTTTATTCAACACCTTAATCTCCTGTTCGATGTAGCCTACCATAGAAAACCTCAGTACATCCCCTTCTTTAGCATCTATAGCATAGTAGCCTTCCGAATTTGTTGTTGCTCCTTTGGTTGTTCCAACCACAACTACACTCACCCCAGGCAAAGGAAGTCCATTAGCTTCAATAACCTTTCCTTTAATATCCATCAAAACCGGAGTAACAGGAATGTTTACTTTCGCCAACTCATCCTTAAATTTAACAATGATGATCTTATCCTGAATCGTATACGTTAATGGCTGATTTCGAAAAACATCTGCCAACACCACATCCAGATCCTGATCACTGACATCAATGGTCAAAGGCTTAGCTTTCTGCAAAATCTCGTTGCTATAAATAAAGTAGAATCCGGTTTGTTTTCTGATCTCCTTAAATATCATTTTGAGATTGGTATTGCGCTGGGTAATACTAACCTTTTGCCCGAAAGAAGCCGCATTCACGTGCATTGTAAGTATTAAAAGTATAATACCTGTTAATTTCATAACGCGTAACACTTTTGGTTCAAGAAGTAACAAGCACTTCCTATAAAGATAAATTCTGGGGCATAACATGCCCTTTAAATGTAGATTTTGTTTCATACATTTGATTGTTTGGGTTTTGGTTTACGTTTAATCTGATTTAAAATATTCCAGGGTTAGCCCAGGCATTGAGCATTCCGGCTGCAATCCGGAATGCTCTTTCTGTAGCTCACCTATTGGTCTATCAGGTAGAGTTTGTATTCATATCGTTATGTTTTAGTGTTTGGTTTTATGGTTAGTTACTCGAATCTGTTGTCCATTAATTTCAAATTTTACCGCGCAGGTCTGCTCCAGCACCTCTAATATTCTGGAAATATTCGCTTTCTTTGGTATGACTCCGGTAAACTGAACATTCGGCTTATCGCCCACGTAGGTAACGTCTACATTATACCAACGTTCAATCTGCCGCATCACTTTCTGTATATCTGTACTGTCAAACTGGAAAATATCGTTCTTCCAGGCCACCACAGCATCCAGGTCTACATTCTTCAATATTTTTAACTGCCCCTGCCTTAGTTGCGTCTGTTCGCCAGGCGTAATGAAGGTCTCTTCCGTTCCTGCCTTAACCCCCACCTTTCCTTCAAGCAGTGTTGTTTCTATAAAATTCTCATTGGTATAAGACATCACATTAAAATGAGTACCATAAACTTCAACCATTTGCTCTTTGTTGGAAACCCTGAAAGGCCGCCTGTTTTTATTCACCTCAAAATAAGCCTCGCCAATCAAATCCACCTTACGTTCCTTTAATCCAGCAAAGCTCACAGGAAACTTTAACGAAGACTCAGAATTCAGCCATACGCGTGTACCATCGGGAAGGTTAATCTGATACCGACCTCCCTTAGGAGTGGAAATCGTGTTATAAGAAACCGATCCGCTTGTTTCGGCAGAAGCTTTGTCATTTACAGTGTAAACCAGATGTCCGTCAGCGGTTTTTTGGATAGCAATTCCCGACTGAATAGCCAACTGCCCATCCCCCACATCGGTTAATGAAATTTTATGCCCATCCGCTAATGTCAAAACCGCTTTGTTCCCACCCGGGCCAATGTCATTTTTAACATAGCTATTCACAGCACTTTTCTGATTCGTAGTATAAAAATAAAATCCACCAGCACCAAACAGGATAAAAATAACAGCGGCTGCGTACCATCTCCAGTTTAAGTTCCAGCGGTCCTTTTTCACCTCTGCATCAATTTCAGCGTCAATTTTCTTCTTAAGTGAATCCAACAACACCTGTTCGTCCTGATCAGACACCCAGTCCGACCGATCGGCCTCCTCATCATACCATAACTTTAACAGCAATTCCTCTTCAGGACTTGCATTACCATTTTGGTAACGGGTAAGTATGTCTTGAATTTCTTGTTTATTCATATCATAGTCGCGTTATACCTATATGTAGCATAACTGGGGCATTGGTAGACGCCCACTACAAAAAAAAGACACAAACAACTGACAATCAGAAAGATTATTTATAAAAAAGTAATTGAATCATAGCCCAAAAGAGTAAGCTCCCCGACTTTTCGTCAAGGACAAGCCGAAAAAGGTTTAGCGACCTGTTGATCTGCTTTTTTACAGTTTTATCAGATATATTCAAACGCTCGGCTATTTCCCGATGGCTCATTTGCTCCATCCTACTCAAAATAAAGATTTCCCTCATTTTTGGAGGTAGTTTAGAGATTTCGGAGTGAATTACGGCATTCAGTTCTTCGCGGTCAATATGTTCATTGACCATGTCAGTTCCCTCCTCAAAAAATGACTTCAGCGACTCCAGATAATTATGTTTGTATAAGTTACTTCGTATATAGCCGAGACTTCTGAACCGAATAGCGCCATGAAGGTAAGATGAAAGGCAATCCAGATCGCCCAACTCCGATCTACGTTTCCAAAAGGACACAAAAACCTCCTGAACAATATCCTGAGCTTCCTCTTCATCCCTTACAATTTTCCCGGAATATGTCAGTAACCTTTTCCAGTATCGAATATAAATCTGATCAAAAGCTTTGCGATCACCCTCCAGAATCAAGTCTAAAAGCTGCTGGTCCGTATATTTATTTAACTGAGTTAAAGCCATCTTCAAACCTTTTTTATAAAACTAAATATAATATCGCTAAGTATTAATATTATTTAATAATATTTTCCTAAATAAATAAATATTCATACTACTATAAGCTACTGAAGATAAACTTTTTATTAAGTAATTTTTAAATTCCGGTTACACTTTCTATATTTAGGAACAATTATCGCGGAAGAACTGCAATCCCCGCTTGTGCTCTCAAAACCGACTTCAAATCAGACTTCTTTTTATTAAAAAAAATTAAAAACAATCATATGTTTAAATTCTTTCGAAGTAAACTTTTTCTCTTTACGTTGCTGCCAGCTTTCATTTTCACCATGGTTGCAACAGCGCAAAATAACAAGAACACATCCATAGTCCTTAGCAGCAAACAAGTAGCCTGGGCCTTCAATGTAAATGAAGGTGCACTGGTTTCCTTCAAAAATCTGCCCCACAAACAAGACTTTTTGGTGTCTACTGTATCTGAAGCCTCGGTATGGGAATTATATATGATCAACAACACGAAGCCATTGACCATCAATGACGCTAGGAAATTTGAATATCATCAACCTTCAAAAAACACCCTCCATTTAAAATGGAAGTCTTTTAAAGATCCCAACTTAAAAAATCTAGAGGTAACCGTAAAATTAAATTTAGATAGCAAGGGAAGTTCTTTCTGGAGCATTTCTTTAAACGGGATAAAAGAAACAGGAATAGAAAAAGTTATTTTCCCAAAAATTTCCGGACTCAAAGATCTGGGCGACGAAAAGCTGGTGGCTCCAAACTGGATGGGCGAACTCATTAAAAACCCCAGACGCCATTTGGCCGGAACGACCGAAAAAAAATACGAATTGTACTATCCGGGGCATTTATCTATGCAGTTTATGGCCCTATATGGAAAATCCTCTGCTGGCATCTATGTTGCCGCAAATGATACCCAATCCTACAGAAAAGATTTTGCCTTTGGCTATCAGAAAGATGGAAGCTTTTCTTATCAGCTTACACAGTTTCTGCCTCTTAATAAAAATATAAATACTTACCAATCGCCTTATGATGCAGAGATTGCCAGTTTTGAGGGGGACTGGATGGCAGCTGCAAAAAAATACAAATCCTGGGGCAGCCGGCAATACTGGGCAATAGAAAGCCGGTTAAAAAAAGGGCTTAGCCCCGAGTGGCTCACCAAAACAGCACTATGGGTTTGGAACCGCGGCGAATCGCCAAATGTTTTAGAGCAAGCAATAGATTTAAAAAAACAGTTGAATTTACCGGTTGGCGTATTGTGGCATTGGTGGCATAAAGGCTCATACGACGACTCATTTCCCGACTATATCCCACCAAGGGAAGGCGAACTCGCTTTTATTAGCGCTGTTAACAAGGCAAAAGAGAATAACGTAAATGCCATAGTTTATATGAATGCCATCAAATGGGGAAACAACATGCCTAGTTACTATAAGGAAAAAGCAGAACCATTTACTGTAAAGGATCAGAATGGGCAAAGCAAATCTTTTGTATACAACATCTTTACAAAAAAGGCCCTAACTTATATGTGTATGGCAACCTCTTTCTGGAAGGACAAATACAGTAGGACAGCAGATACTGTATTACATAAATATGGCGTTGGAGGCATCTATATGGATCAAGCTTGCCTTAGTGCGCTATGTTACGATCCGGCCCACGGCCATCCCCTTGGTGGCGGCAATTATTGGGTTACAAACTTCAACCAGCTCACACACCAGATCAGGACAAAATCTCCACGCAAAGAGCCCTACATACTGGCAGGCGAAGGTGGCGGCGAAAGCTGGCTACCCCAATTGGATGCTTTTTTAACGTTACAGGTGAGCAGTGAACGTTATGCCGGCATATCAGAAAAAGTTACTATCCCTTTGTTTCAAGCTGTTTACCATGAATATGGGATTACATTCGGCAATTATTCTTCTTTACTCTATCCTCCGTATGACGAACTGTGGCCTGCCAAATATGCACCAAAGAATATCAATCAACCTTTAGATGAGCGTTTCAATAACCAATTTTTAATGGAACAGGCCAGATCCTTTGTATGGGGAATGCAGCCTGCAATAGCCAATTATCAGGTTTTTCTAAAAACAGCGAGGAAACCGGAAATAAACTACCTGATTGCTTTGTCGAGACTACGAAACAAAACACTAAAATACCTCCTTTATGGTTCTTTTGTCCGTCCTCCTGAGATAATCGTTCCCCAAAAAGAAATCGATATATCAAAGCTATCTATTTACGCCGGACAAGATGAAAAGGTAACCGCATTTAAGAAAACCTATCCAACTGTTTACAGTGGGGCCTGGAAAGCTAACGACGGTACACTTGGCATTGCTGTCGCAAGTATTCAAGACCAACCCTTCCAGTACAATTTTGAGTTGAAGGCAGCAGATTACACCTTAAAAAATACAGGCCAAATTTACCTCGTGAATGAAACAGAGCGTACCCATATTGGAAGCTACAAAAATGGAAAGATTAAAGTTGATCAGCCATTACAAGCCAAAGGAATCATGATTATCGAAATTGTACCCTCAAAATAACTGCGCCATGTAGATCAAAAGCAGACTTTATTAAAAACAAGAGCAATCATTATATTTTTTTAGTTAACTTCGGGAACAACCAAATCACCCGATTCTTTAATATTTATGGCCCGTCATTACGTAACGATAAAAGATATAGCAAAAATTTTAAACATATCTGTTTCTACGGTTTCGAGGGCTTTAAGAGATACTTATGATGTAAACCAGGAAACCAAAGAAAAGGTACTGGCACTGGCTGCAGAGTTAAACTACAAACCTAATTTTAACGCAACCGGTTTAGCTAAAGGTAGCACCCACAATCTTGGGGTCATCCTACCTTTTATTACCAATTACTATTTCTCCACCGTAATTACCGGCATACAGGAAGTAGCCTACAACAATGGCTATAACATTGTTTTATTTGTAACCAACGACTCGCCTGAACGGGAGTTCGACATCATCG
Encoded proteins:
- a CDS encoding DUF6259 domain-containing protein produces the protein MFKFFRSKLFLFTLLPAFIFTMVATAQNNKNTSIVLSSKQVAWAFNVNEGALVSFKNLPHKQDFLVSTVSEASVWELYMINNTKPLTINDARKFEYHQPSKNTLHLKWKSFKDPNLKNLEVTVKLNLDSKGSSFWSISLNGIKETGIEKVIFPKISGLKDLGDEKLVAPNWMGELIKNPRRHLAGTTEKKYELYYPGHLSMQFMALYGKSSAGIYVAANDTQSYRKDFAFGYQKDGSFSYQLTQFLPLNKNINTYQSPYDAEIASFEGDWMAAAKKYKSWGSRQYWAIESRLKKGLSPEWLTKTALWVWNRGESPNVLEQAIDLKKQLNLPVGVLWHWWHKGSYDDSFPDYIPPREGELAFISAVNKAKENNVNAIVYMNAIKWGNNMPSYYKEKAEPFTVKDQNGQSKSFVYNIFTKKALTYMCMATSFWKDKYSRTADTVLHKYGVGGIYMDQACLSALCYDPAHGHPLGGGNYWVTNFNQLTHQIRTKSPRKEPYILAGEGGGESWLPQLDAFLTLQVSSERYAGISEKVTIPLFQAVYHEYGITFGNYSSLLYPPYDELWPAKYAPKNINQPLDERFNNQFLMEQARSFVWGMQPAIANYQVFLKTARKPEINYLIALSRLRNKTLKYLLYGSFVRPPEIIVPQKEIDISKLSIYAGQDEKVTAFKKTYPTVYSGAWKANDGTLGIAVASIQDQPFQYNFELKAADYTLKNTGQIYLVNETERTHIGSYKNGKIKVDQPLQAKGIMIIEIVPSK
- a CDS encoding RNA polymerase sigma-70 factor; translation: MALTQLNKYTDQQLLDLILEGDRKAFDQIYIRYWKRLLTYSGKIVRDEEEAQDIVQEVFVSFWKRRSELGDLDCLSSYLHGAIRFRSLGYIRSNLYKHNYLESLKSFFEEGTDMVNEHIDREELNAVIHSEISKLPPKMREIFILSRMEQMSHREIAERLNISDKTVKKQINRSLNLFRLVLDEKSGSLLFWAMIQLLFYK
- a CDS encoding TonB-dependent receptor, coding for MKLTGIILLILTMHVNAASFGQKVSITQRNTNLKMIFKEIRKQTGFYFIYSNEILQKAKPLTIDVSDQDLDVVLADVFRNQPLTYTIQDKIIIVKFKDELAKVNIPVTPVLMDIKGKVIEANGLPLPGVSVVVVGTTKGATTNSEGYYAIDAKEGDVLRFSMVGYIEQEIKVLNKTAIDVVMKEKLSDLDEVMVVGMGVQRKASVIGAISTVKMDDIKIPVRSLTNALAGKMAGAVVVQRSGELGRDNGGLWIRGISTFSANRSPLILVDGVEREMSDISVEEVESVSILKDASATAVYGVRAANGVVLVTTRRGIAQKPAIELKTEYGRSDLPKLPKFLSGPDYATLYNEALGRENYSAAYIENTRNGTDPYLYPNVNWFDEMYRKYSYNATTTLNVRGGGEVARYFVGLGYINENGNLRDNPDNSYKSNLNLQRYNFRSNVDVSLSKTTVLELEVGGNLTDLRTPGTGGAIYSSTYTPAGELFYWSYLATPISNPVRIPIGQDLNGKDIMGWAAPTQVGEANPVERLMGSGFNTEFRNQFTSQISLNQDLKAILDGLKMRFSYSFDANNNTTINRRKNSATYGVQGRDPATDKLLFKEVDAGTQFLGYSTALGSNRAKEMKAQILYNKAFAEKHHVSGMLMYYQRDYINGSAGSAILSLPYRRQGIATRVTYDYNDRYFAEFNVGYNGSENFPKEKRFGWFPALAAGWIVSNESFFKGLKETVDLLKIKGSIGLVGSEALPNGERYGYLSIYGAGLGGYVFGENGTSYGGTGENRIGVTNLTWEKGLKRNIGFELKMFKNAFSLEVDYFHEKRTDILLQRTSLPAITGYNSQPFANMGEMVNRGVDGTMEFNQRFTDGGVRVYGNFTYARDKILAQDEAAKNYDYRMRTGHKYGQNFGLIALGYFTSEADIANSPAQQFGVVRPGDIKYLDVNGDGKVSIDDEVPIGYSNLPEINYGFGFQVDYKGFDIGVFLRGQGRVSYALGGSYIPFAEGVGKRNLFVEALDRWTVDNPRQDALYPRLFNGTSSNNWQRSTKTIYNGKYLRLSDVEVGYTFGAKVLSHIRLKSLRLYALANNVAVFAPWKMWDPELEGPGNYPLQRKVNLGIRVKI
- a CDS encoding FecR family protein, giving the protein MNKQEIQDILTRYQNGNASPEEELLLKLWYDEEADRSDWVSDQDEQVLLDSLKKKIDAEIDAEVKKDRWNLNWRWYAAAVIFILFGAGGFYFYTTNQKSAVNSYVKNDIGPGGNKAVLTLADGHKISLTDVGDGQLAIQSGIAIQKTADGHLVYTVNDKASAETSGSVSYNTISTPKGGRYQINLPDGTRVWLNSESSLKFPVSFAGLKERKVDLIGEAYFEVNKNRRPFRVSNKEQMVEVYGTHFNVMSYTNENFIETTLLEGKVGVKAGTEETFITPGEQTQLRQGQLKILKNVDLDAVVAWKNDIFQFDSTDIQKVMRQIERWYNVDVTYVGDKPNVQFTGVIPKKANISRILEVLEQTCAVKFEINGQQIRVTNHKTKH